Proteins from one Hyperolius riggenbachi isolate aHypRig1 chromosome 2, aHypRig1.pri, whole genome shotgun sequence genomic window:
- the HOXC13 gene encoding homeobox protein Hox-C13: MTTSLILHPHWADTLMYVYETSPNEKNPKKSPDMEGLSGNCASTHCRDFISHPALGRHSSSIGSHQGPVYTDITSPEASRQCPGAPTSSSNASLGYAYPFGSSYYGCRLSQSHNVNLHQKPCSYHPNDKYPEPSNPLPSSEDFSSRAKEFAFYPSFASSYQAVPGYLDMSVVPGISSHPEPRHDALISMEGYQHWLPNGWDSQVYCSKDQSQSSHLWKAPFPDVVPLQPEVSSYRRGRKKRVPYTKIQLKELEKEYAASKFITKEKRRRISTATSLSERQVTIWFQNRRVKEKKVVTKCKTSHLHNT, encoded by the exons ATGACGACTTCCCTGATCCTGCATCCTCACTGGGCGGACACCTTGATGTACGTGTATGAAACAAGCCCGAATGAAAAGAATCCCAAGAAAAGCCCAGACATGGAGGGACTGAGTGGGAACTGTGCGAGCACTCACTGCAGGGATTTTATTTCTCACCCAGCGCTGGGGCGCCATTCTAGCAGCATCGGCAGCCACCAAGGACCTGTGTATACGGATATCACCTCTCCGGAGGCCAGCAGGCAGTGCCCGGGGGCACCCACCTCCTCTTCCAACGCCTCCCTGGGCTATGCCTACCCGTTCGGCAGCAGCTACTACGGCTGCAGGTTGTCCCAGTCCCACAACGTCAATTTGCACCAGAAACCGTGTTCCTACCACCCTAATGACAAATACCCCGAGCCCAGCAACCCCTTACCCAGCAGCGAGGATTTCTCATCCAGGGCCAAAGAATTTGCATTTTACCCCAGTTTTGCCAGCTCTTACCAGGCAGTGCCTGGCTACTTGGACATGTCAGTGGTGCCAGGGATCAGTAGCCACCCGGAGCCTAGGCATGATGCCCTCATCTCTATGGAGGGCTACCAGCACTGGCTGCCCAACGGATGGGACAGCCAGGTCTACTGCTCTAAGGACCAGAGCCAGTCCAGCCATCTATGGAAAGCACCTTTCCCAG ATGTGGTCCCCCTACAGCCTGAGGTTAGCAGCTACCGCAGGGGCAGGAAAAAGAGGGTCCCTTACACCAAAATCCAGCTGAAGGAACTAGAGAAGGAATACGCCGCCAGCAAATTCATAACCAAAGAGAAGAGACGGAGGATCTCCACGGCCACCAGCCTGTCCGAGCGCCAGGTCACAATATGGTTCCAGAACCGAAGAGTCAAAGAGAAAAAAGTCGTCACCAAATGCAAAACCTCTCACCTTCACAATACCTGA